The DNA sequence GCAACCCCAACGGCACGTTAATCACAAAGATCGACTGCCAGCCGACATGCGCCATCAACAACCCGCCGAGCGACGGCCCGAGGGTGGTGCCGGTGGCCGACATCGTGGCCAGCAACCCCATCGCACTGCCGGCCCGGGATTTCGGTACTGCATCGGCCACCAGCGCCACCGTCAATGCAAACATGATCGCCGCGCCCAGGCCTTGCACCGCACGCGCACCGATCAGCCAGGCCAGACTCGGCGCCAGTGCGCAAGCCAGCGAAGCGGCGGTAAAAATACCGATGCCGATCAACAGTAAGCGCCGCCGACCGAAGCCGTCACCCAACCGCCCGACGCTGACAATCAACGTGGTGACCGCCAGCAGATAAGCCAGCACGATCCACTGCACTTGTTGAAAGGTCGCATCGAACGCCGCCGCCAGCGTGGGCAATCCGGCGTTGGCGATGCTGGTGTCCAGCGACGGCATCAGCATCGACAGCGCCAGACTGGTCAGCGCCCAGCGGGCTGAAGGACTCAGGGGTTCTCGGTGCATGGGAGGCTCACAGGGCAGAAGTCATGGGACATAGCCTGAGCCTCGACAATACAAGGCGCAAGACGCATGCTTTGCACTTGATACCTGCATGGAACGCCATGTCATGAATGCACCGGACCTGAACCTGTTGATCACCCTCGACGTGCTGCTGAGCGAAGGCAGCGTCGCCCGCGCCGCCGAGCGCCTGCGTCTGAGTCCGTCAGCCATGAGCCGCGCGCTGGCCCGGCTGCGGGAAACCACCGGGGATCCGCTGCTGGTGCGCGCCGGCCGAGGACTGGTGCCGACCCCGCGTGCGCTGGAGCTGCGCGACCGGGTCAGTTATCTGGTGCAGGAAGCCGAAGCGGTTTTGCGCCCGGCAGAAGTGCTCGATCCCGGCCAGTTGCGGCGCACCTTCACCCTGCGCAACACCGACGGTTTTGTCGAAACCTTCGCCGCCGCCCTGCTCGCCCGCATCGCCGAAGAGGCGCCCGGCGTGCGCCTGCGCTTTGTGCAAAAAGCCGACAAGGACAGCACGCTCCTGCGCGTAGGCCGGGTGGACCTGGAAACCGGCGTGGTCGACGACAGCACTGACCCGACGCTGCACAGCCGCATCCTGTTCCGCGATCAGTGGATCGGTGTGGTGCGTGAGGGACATCCGTTGAGCAGCGGCAAGGTCAGCGCCAAACGCTTCGCCGCAGGCCAGCACATTCTGGTGTCACGGCGCGGGCGCAGCAGCGGCCCGGTGGACGAGGCATTGCTCGCCTTCGGACTGACGCGGGACATCGTCACTTCGTTTGGCGGGTTTTCAGCGGCGCTGACGCTCGTCCGTGAGTCGGACCTGATCGCCACCGTTCCGGAACGTCACACCAGCAAACTGCGCACGGGCCTGCACAGTTTCGCCCTGCCCTTTCGCATGCCGGACATCAGCGTGTCGATGCTCTGGCATCCGCGCATGGACGCCGACCCGGCGCACCGCTGGCTGCGCAATTGTGTGCGGGAAGTCTGTGCCTAACGCGCATCCCCGCCAGCGGGTTTGTAGAACAGAAATTTCCTGGTCTCGGCGGTCTTGGTGTATTCCTTGGCCCAGCTCGGATGAACGTTGCGGTCGTGAAAATACAACGCGCCGTGGGTGCGATCGGTGAGCTGACGGTTCAGCGCCTTGCCGGCGATTTCCTTGGCCAGCGCGTATTCGGCATCCTCCTTGACCTGATCCGGACGCCCGTCACACCACCATGAAAACTGGCAGCTCTTGGTTTCCGAGCCCTGCTTGACCACCTCGCAGACCGTGCCCGGAAAGCCGTCATGCCCGAGGCGGTTCATCACCACACTGGCCACGCCTTCCATGTCGGCATTGTCCTTGCCTTTGGCTTCCCAATAGATACTGCGCGCCAGACAGGTGATCGGATCGTCCAGCGGTGCGGCGCCGGCGGGGTCAACCGCCTGCGCTTCAGTCGGGGTGATGGCTTCGGATTTAGGTGCCGGGGGCGCGTCGGGTTTGTCGGCGGCCTTCTCTTCCAGTACCTCGGCTTTCGCTTCGGCCTTTGCCTTGATCGGCGCCTGATCGGTGGCCAGTGCCGCGCCGCTCAGCAGGGTCAACGCAAGACAGCAAAGCAACCCGTTCAATCGCATGATCATTCTTCCGGCAGGGCCCGATGCGGGCAAAGTGTTACGTGGTTGAGACGCCCGGTTTCCGGGGTCTTCGCGAAGTGTAGACGGCAATTTTCACGGCATCGTTCCGCAGAAAAATCCGCGCCATGAAGAAAAAGACATTGCACGAACCGGGGCCCTTTCGCGCATGATGTGCGCACTCAGCCCAAGGGAGATTTCCATGCGCTTCATGCCATCCGTTCTGCGACTCGCCGCGTTGTCCGTGGGCCTGGCGCTGGCCACTTCGGCCATGGCCACCGACGAGTCGCAATTGATCGAATCGATCAACAGCTACCGCAGCCAGCCGCAGCGTTGTGGCACTCAGGCGTCCAGCGAATTGCCGCCGCTGTCGGCCGATCCGCGCCTGATTCTGCCGGCCAGCGGTGTGGTGGATTTGCAGCAGGCGATGTCCAGCGCTCGCTACCCGATGGTCAACGTCCAGGCGATCACCCTCAACGGGCCACGGGAAGCAGCGTCGGCGATGAAGGCGATTCAGGAGAGTTTCTGTCAGGTGGTGCTGGATCCGCAGTTCGTCGACATCGGCGTCAGCCGTGCTGACCGTGACTGGCGCATCACCCTCGCCCGGCCACTGCTGTCCGCCCGCCTTGGCGACGGTCAGGCTGAAGGCCAAAAACTCCTCGAACAACTCAACGCCGCCCGCGCCCAACCGCGCCAGTGCGGCGGTCAGGCCTTCGCAGCGACTGCGCCGCTGGCGTGGAACGCGGTGCTCGGCGGCGTCGCCCAGGAACACAGCCGCGAGATGGCCAACAACAATTATTTCGACCACAAGGACCGCGACGGCCGCACCCCCGGCGACCGCGCCGAACTGGCCGGCTACAGCGGTCAGCAGGTCGGCGAAAAC is a window from the Pseudomonas gozinkensis genome containing:
- a CDS encoding LysR family transcriptional regulator — translated: MNAPDLNLLITLDVLLSEGSVARAAERLRLSPSAMSRALARLRETTGDPLLVRAGRGLVPTPRALELRDRVSYLVQEAEAVLRPAEVLDPGQLRRTFTLRNTDGFVETFAAALLARIAEEAPGVRLRFVQKADKDSTLLRVGRVDLETGVVDDSTDPTLHSRILFRDQWIGVVREGHPLSSGKVSAKRFAAGQHILVSRRGRSSGPVDEALLAFGLTRDIVTSFGGFSAALTLVRESDLIATVPERHTSKLRTGLHSFALPFRMPDISVSMLWHPRMDADPAHRWLRNCVREVCA
- a CDS encoding cell wall hydrolase, giving the protein MRLNGLLCCLALTLLSGAALATDQAPIKAKAEAKAEVLEEKAADKPDAPPAPKSEAITPTEAQAVDPAGAAPLDDPITCLARSIYWEAKGKDNADMEGVASVVMNRLGHDGFPGTVCEVVKQGSETKSCQFSWWCDGRPDQVKEDAEYALAKEIAGKALNRQLTDRTHGALYFHDRNVHPSWAKEYTKTAETRKFLFYKPAGGDAR
- a CDS encoding CAP domain-containing protein; amino-acid sequence: MRFMPSVLRLAALSVGLALATSAMATDESQLIESINSYRSQPQRCGTQASSELPPLSADPRLILPASGVVDLQQAMSSARYPMVNVQAITLNGPREAASAMKAIQESFCQVVLDPQFVDIGVSRADRDWRITLARPLLSARLGDGQAEGQKLLEQLNAARAQPRQCGGQAFAATAPLAWNAVLGGVAQEHSREMANNNYFDHKDRDGRTPGDRAELAGYSGQQVGENIAAGQDTVQKVVAGWLASPGHCANLMNPQYRELGAAYAVDPKSSAGIYWTAMFGGE